The candidate division KSB1 bacterium genomic sequence GACGTTGGCATCAGCGCCGCCGAGTTTGCCATTGCTTCTATGGGCGCTCTGGTCGAAGTCACCACCGAGGACAGTTACCGGCTGGTCTCCTCGCTGCCGCGAGTGCATATTGCTTTCGTGAAAGTTTCACAAATTATCGGGCCTTTGGACGACGCTGCCCCGAGACTCCGCAACATTTACCATCGCCACAAAAGCAATTGTAACATCACATTTATTTCAGGGCCGAGCCGCACCGCGGATATTGAGATGAAATTGTTCTTAGGGGTACACGG encodes the following:
- a CDS encoding lactate utilization protein, with the protein product DVGISAAEFAIASMGALVEVTTEDSYRLVSSLPRVHIAFVKVSQIIGPLDDAAPRLRNIYHRHKSNCNITFISGPSRTADIEMKLFLGVHGPQESHVIVCEW